Genomic segment of Cronobacter dublinensis subsp. dublinensis LMG 23823:
GTAAACAGCATGACGATGCCGTTAAGCGCGCTGTCGCTCTGGGCTTTAGCGCCCGCATCGTAGCCATACCAGGAGAGCAGGAAGCCCACCAGTGCGCCCGCGATAGCCAGCCCCAGCTTGAGGAAAAAGAGGTTGCCGGAGAAGCTGATGCCGGTAATACGTTTGCCGGTTTTCCACTCGCCGTAATCATCGACATCCGCCATCAGCGACCAGTGCAGCGGCGACGGGATCTGGTGCAGCACGTTGAGCAGGAAATACATCACCACAATCAGCACGGTGGCGTGCGGATTCAGGAAGTAGAAACCGCTTGAGAAAATCGCCAGCACGATGTTGGTCCAGAAGAAGACTTTCAGCTTGCACCAGCGGTCGGTCAGCACTTTGGCAAGCGTACTGCCAATCATCATGCCCACCACGCCGAGGCTGATAAACAGCGTGGCGAAGCTGGTGCTTTGCTGCATCACCCAGGTGACGTAATACATGGTGGCCGCCATGCGGATAAAACCGGGGCAGACGTTGCAGATAGTCAGCAGCAAAATGCGCACCCACTGGTCGTTCTTCCACACGTCTTTCAGATCGGCTTTTAAGTCGTCATTGGTCGGCACCGCCGGGCGGATACGCTCGCGCACGGTGGCGAAGCTGAACAGAAACATGCACATGCCAATCAGCGCCAGAATGGTCATGGCAATCTGATAGCCTTTGGCCTTATCGCCGCCGCCGAAGTAATCGACCATCGGCAACAGCGTCAGGGAGAGCAGCAGGGTGGCGATGCCCACCATCACGAAACGGTAAGACTGGCAGGCGACGCGCTCTTTCGGGTCGTTAGTAATAACGCTGCCAAGCGAGCAGTAGGGGATGTTGATGGCGGTATAGGTAATGGAGAGCAGGAAGTAGGTCACAAAGGCATAGACAACTTTGCTGCTGTAGCTCCAGTCCGGCGTGGTAAACATCAGCACGCTGAACAGGGCATACGGGAACGCTATCCACAGCAGCCATGGACGAAAACGCCCGAAGCGGCTGCGAGTGCGGTCGGCAATAGCGCCCATAATCGGGTCGGTCACCGCATCGATAACGCGAATTGAGAGAAGCAATACGCCCACCAGCGCCGGGGCAAGGCCAAAAATATCGGTATAGAAGTAATTAACAAACAACATGATGGCGCCAAAGATGATATTGCATCCGGCGTCACCCATTCCATAGCCGATTTTTTCTTTGACAGAGAGTCTGCTGTTTTCCATCGACACATCTCCGGTGAATAATATGGACAGAAGTATCATTCGGCCTAAGCAAAACTGCGCAGCAGTAATAGGTCGCAGAGATGGATAATCGTGTTGTGCGAAGGAATTTGTGAGGAAGGTAACAACCCTCACCCGGTCGGGTGAGGATTTTATCGCTTAGCGGGCGTGCGCCGCTTTCGCTTTTTTCTCTTTCACGAGGTAGCCGATACCGAGGATGACCAGCCATACCGGGATCAGCCATACGGAAATCGCCATGCCCGGCGTCATTAGCATAATCACCAGCACCGCGGCCATGAAGATAAGGCACAGCCAGTTACCGGCCGGATAGAGCAGCGCCGGGAAGCGCGGCGTGACGCCCTGCTGCTGTTTGGCGCGGCGAAAACGCATATGGGCCAGGCTAATCATCGCCCAGTTGATCACCAGCGCGGAGACCACCAGCGCCATCAGCAGGCCGAAGGCTTCCTGCGGGGCCAGATAGTTAATCAGCACACACAGCGCGGTAAAGGCCGCAGAAACCAGAATGGTGTTCACCGGCACGCCGCGTTTGTCGACTTTTTGCAGCGCCTGGGGGGCATTGCCCTGTTTGGCGAGGCCGAACAGCATGCGGCTGTTGCAGTAAACGCAGCTGTTGTAGACGGAGAGCGCGGCGGTCAGCACCACGATGTTCAGCGCGTTTGCCACCAGCGAATCGCCGAGTTCGTGGAAAATCAGCACGAACGGGCTGGTATCCGCGGTGATACGCGTCCACGGCAGCAGGGAGAGCAGCACAGCCAGCGACCCTACATAGAAGATCAGAATGCGGTAGATAACCTGATTGGTAGCTTTCGGAATGCTTTTTTCCGGCTCGTCCGCTTCCGCCGCCGTGATGCCGACCAGCTCAAGACCGCCGAAAGAGAACATGATAATCGCCATCATCATGACCAGCCCGGAGAGACCGTTCGGCAGGAAGCCGCCCTGATCCCAGAGGTTGCGCACCGTCGCCTGCGGACCCGCGGTGTCGCTAAACAGCAGCCAGGCGCCGAACAGGATCATCGCGACCACCGCGATAACTTTAATAATGGCGAACCAGAACTCCATCTCGCCGAACACTTTGACGTTGGTCAGGTTGATGGCGTTGATAACCACAAAGAAGACGGCAGCAGAGGCCCAGGTGGGGATTTCCGGCCACCAGAACTGGATATACTTACCGACCGCCGTCAGCTCGGCCATCGCCACCAGCACATACAGCACCCAGTAGTTCCAGCCGGAGGCAAACCCCGCGAAGCCGCCCCAGTATTTATAGGCAAAGTGGCTGAATGAGCCTGCAACGGGCTCCTCGACGACCATTTCGCCGAGCTGGCGCATGATCAGAAAGGCGATAAACCCCGCGATGGCGTAACCGAGAATAATCCCCGGCCCTGCGGACTGGATTACGGAGGCGCTGCCCAGAAACAGACCCGTACCGATAGCACCACCCAGCGCGATAAGCTGAATATGGCGGTTTTTGAGGCCGCGCTTCAGCGTGTCGCCGTGCTGTTGACCTTCCATCATAAAACCTCGTGTGTGGTTGTTTTTTATCCGCAGCGTGGCGCTGCTGTAATGTTGTTATGTCGCTGTGTGTAGTCTTTTCTTTACAGCCAATAAGGATGAAATTTGTAATAACGACTACCGCAGCGCCAAGAATAGTGATAAGCGCAGCCAAATGCACCTGCTTTCTCAGGGCTTCACGCGGAGTGAATAAAAAGAAACCATTTGTAAATCGCCGCGTTTATTCAGCAGACAGGCGCATTGATTTATTTTAAGCGAGGGATCTGAATGGATATTCATATTTTAATCTAATGAATCGGTTCAGTTTGCACGGCTTTACGTTTCACGAAAGTTAAAACTACCGCTTTTGAGGTAACGGGTTCATTTGCCCGGAGTTACATTTCTGAAACGTTATTTCTTTATGATTGTTAAAATATGCGGGCTTTCCTGATTTCAATCAAAACCAGGATGGACAGAAGGTGAATACTTTGTTACTTTAGCGACACGAACGTTAAATTGGTCATACCAATTGACTCCGGGCGAAATGGCAGAGACAGGGAATAATGGCCTACAGCAAAATCCGCCAACCAAAACTTTCCGATGTGATTGAGCAGCAACTGGAGTTTTTGATCCTCGAAGGGACGCTGCGTCCCGGCGAAAAACTGCCTCCTGAACGCGAACTGGCTAAACAGTTCGACGTTTCCCGACCCTCCCTGCGAGAGGCGATTCAGCGTCTCGAAGCGAAGGGCCTGCTGCTTCGTCGCCAGGGCGGCGGTACTTTTGTTCAGAGTACGCTCTGGCAAAGCTTCAGCGACCCGCTGGTAGAACTCCTCTCTGACCACCCCGAATCCCAGTTTGATCTGCTTGAGACGCGCCACGCGCTGGAAGGCATCGCGGCATACTACGCGGCGCTTCGCAGCACTGATGAAGACAGAACGCGCATCAGCGAATGTCATCAGGCCATTGAGCGCGCCCAGGAGTCCGGCGATCTGGACGCAGAATCAAACGCGGTGGTGCAGTATCAGATAGCGGTAACGGAAGCCGCCCATAATGTAGTGCTGCTTCATCTGCTACGCTGCATGGAGCCGATGCTGGCGCAAAACGTCCGTCAGAACTTCGAATTGCTCTACGCGCGACGTGAAATGCTGCCGCTGGTCAGCGGTCATCGCACCCGTATTTATGAGGCGATTATGGCGCGGGAACCGGAACAGGCGCGGGAAGCGTCGCACCGTCACCTGGCGTTCATTGAAGAAATTTTGCTGGATCGCAGCCGTGAGCAGAGTCGTCGCGATCGCTCGCTGCGTCGTCTGGAGCAGCGCAAGAATTAATGTTTTTCTGGCGTATGCCGGAAGATTTGTACCAAAAGCGCCATTGAAGCGCGGCAACTAAACCCAGAACCTGTCTTATTGCGCTTTGTTAAGTGCCCGTAGTTCAGGTTGCATCGCGGCGGCAAGATGAAGCCCTCACAACATGAAGGGGGCGCACAGCCGCTAAAGACGCAGCCGGACGCTGTAAGAGCACAGAGTGCAATGGGACAGGTTCCAGATAAATCAACGTATTAGATAGATGATAAGGAATACCCCCATGTCAGAACGTTTACAAAATGACGTGGATCCGATCGAAACTCGCGACTGGCTACAGGCGATCGAATCGGTAATCCGTGAAGAAGGTGTTGAGCGTGCTCAGTATCTGATCGATAAGCTGCTTTCCGAAGCCCGTAAAGGCGGCGTGAACGTAGCGGCGGGCAGTGCCGCCCGTCAGTACATCAATACCATCCCCGTTGAAGAAGAGCCGGAATACCCGGGTAATCTGGAACTGGAGCGCCGTATTCGTTCTGCTATCCGCTGGAACGCCATTATGACCGTGCTGCGTGCGTCCAAAAAAGACCTCGAGCTCGGCGGCCACATGGCGTCCTTCCAGTCTTCCGCGACCGTCTACGAAGTGTGCTTTAACCACTTCTTCCGTGCGCGCAACGACAAAGACGGCGGCGACCTGGTCTACTTCCAGGGCCACATCTCTCCGGGCGTTTACGCGCGCGCTTTCCTTGAAGGCCGCCTGACCGAAGAGCAGATGAACAATTTCCGTCAGGAAGTTCACGGCAACGGTCTGTCTTCTTACCCGCACCCGAAACTGATGCCGGAATTCTGGCAGTTCCCGACTGTATCCATGGGCCTTGGCCCGATCGGCGCTATCTACCAGGCGAAATTCCTGAAATATCTGGAACACCGCGGCCTGAAAGATACCTCTGAGCAGACCGTTTACGCCTTCCTCGGCGACGGTGAGATGGATGAGCCGGAATCCAAAGGCGCCATCACCATCGCGACCCGTGAAAAACTGGACAACCTGGTCTTCGTCATCAACTGCAACCTGCAGCGTCTGGACGGCCCGGTCACCGGTAACGGCAAAATCATCAACGAACTGGAAGGCATCTTCGAAGGCGCCGGCTGGAACGTTATCAAGGTGATGTGGGGTTCACGTTGGGACGAGCTGCTGCGTAAAGACACCAGCGGTAAACTGGTCCAGCTGATGAACGAAACCGTTGACGGCGACTATCAGACCTTCAAATCCAAAAACGGTGCCTACGTGCGCGAGCACTTCTTCGGTAAATACCCGGAGACCGCAGCACTGGTCGCAGACTGGTCTGACGATGAGATTTGGGCTCTGAACCGTGGCGGCCACGATCCGAAGAAAATCTACGCTGCATTCAAAAAAGCGAAAGAAACCAAAGGCAAAGCGACCGTTATCCTTGCTCACACCATTAAAGGTTACGGCATGGGCGACACCGCCGAAGGTAAGAACATCGCTCACCAGGTGAAGAAAATGAACATGGACGGCGTTCGCTACGTCCGTGACCGTTTCAGCGTACCGGTGACCGACGAGCAGCTGGAAAAACTGCCGTACATCACCTTCCCGGAAGGCTCTGAAGAGTACAAGTACCTGCACGAACGCCGCCAGGCGCTGCACGGTTACCTGCCGTCTCGCCAGCCGAACTTCACCGAGAAACTGGAGCTGCCGGCGCTGGAAGATTTCCGCTCCCTGCTGGATGAGCAGAGCAAAGAGATCTCCACCACTATCGCTTTCGTACGTGCTCTGAACGTAATGCTGAAGAACCCGTCTATCAAAGACCGTCTGGTTCCTATCATTGCCGACGAAGCCCGTACCTTCGGTATGGAAGGTCTGTTCCGTCAGATTGGTATCTACAGCCCGAACGGCCAGCAGTACACCCCGCAGGACCGTGAGCAGGTTGCCTACTACAAAGAAGACGAGAAAGGCCAGATTCTGCAGGAAGGGATCAACGAGCTGGGCGCAGGTTCTTCCTGGCTGGCGGCGGCGACCTCTTACAGCACCAACAACCTGCCGATGATCCCGTTCTACATCTACTACTCCATGTTCGGGTTCCAGCGTATCGGCGACCTGTGCTGGGCTGCGGGCGACCAGCAGGCGCGCGGCTTCCTGATCGGCGGCACCTCCGGTCGTACCACGCTTAACGGCGAAGGTCTGCAGCACGAAGATGGCCACAGCCACATTCAGTCGCTGACTATCCCGAACTGCATCTCCTACGATCCGGCTTTCGCTTACGAAGTTGCTGTCATCATGCATGACGGTCTGCAGCGTATGTACGGTGAAGCGCAGGAGAACGTGTACTACTACATCACCACGCTGAACGAAAACTACCACATGCCGGCCATGCCGCAGGGCGCTGAGGAAGGTATCCGTAAAGGTATCTACAAACTCGAAACCGTTGCAGGCGAGAAAGGTAAAGTTCAGCTGCTGGGCTCCGGCTCTATCCTGCGTCACGTCCGTGAAGCGGCACAGATCCTCGCGAAAGAGTACGGCGTGGGCTCTGACGTTTACAGCGTGACCTCCTTCACTGAGCTTGCTCGTGACGGTCAGGATTGCGAGCGCTGGAACATGCTGCACCCGCTGGAAACCCCGCGCGTTCCGTACATCGCTCAGGTGATGAACGATGCGCCGGCAGTGGCATCCACCGACTATATGAAACTGTTCGCCGAGCAGGTTCGTACTTATGTACCGGCTGACGATTATCGCGTACTGGGCACCGACGGCTTTGGCCGCTCTGACAGCCGCGAAAACCTGCGTCACCACTTCGAAGTTGATGCTTCTTATGTGGTCGTCGCAGCGCTGGGCGAACTGGCTAAACGTGGTGAAATCGATAAGAAAGTTGTGGCTGACGCCATCACCAAATTCAATATCGATGCAGATAAAGTCAACCCGCGTCTGGCATAAGAGGTAAAGAAATAATGGCTATCGAAATCAATGTACCGGACATCGGGGCGGACGAAGTTGAAGTCACCGAGATCCTGGTCAAAGTGGGCGACAAGGTTGAAGCTGAACAGTCGCTGATCACCGTAGAAGGCGACAAAGCCTCTATGGAAGTCCCGTCTCCGCAGGCGGGTGTGGTCAAAGAGATCAAAGTGTCCGTGGGTGACAAAGTCGAAACCGGCAAACTGATCATGATTTTCGATTCCGCCGACGGTGCAGCCGCTGCTGCACCTGCTAAGGCAGAAGAGAAGAAAGAAGCGGCACCGGCGCAGTCTGCTGCACCGGCGGCTGCGGCGGCAAAAGACGTTAACGTACCGGATATCGGCGGCGATGAAGTTGAAGTCACTGAAATCCTGGTGAAAGTTGGCGACAGCGTGACCGCTGAGCAGTCTCTTATCACCGTAGAAGGCGACAAAGCCTCTATGGAAG
This window contains:
- the aroP gene encoding aromatic amino acid transporter AroP; translation: MEGQQHGDTLKRGLKNRHIQLIALGGAIGTGLFLGSASVIQSAGPGIILGYAIAGFIAFLIMRQLGEMVVEEPVAGSFSHFAYKYWGGFAGFASGWNYWVLYVLVAMAELTAVGKYIQFWWPEIPTWASAAVFFVVINAINLTNVKVFGEMEFWFAIIKVIAVVAMILFGAWLLFSDTAGPQATVRNLWDQGGFLPNGLSGLVMMMAIIMFSFGGLELVGITAAEADEPEKSIPKATNQVIYRILIFYVGSLAVLLSLLPWTRITADTSPFVLIFHELGDSLVANALNIVVLTAALSVYNSCVYCNSRMLFGLAKQGNAPQALQKVDKRGVPVNTILVSAAFTALCVLINYLAPQEAFGLLMALVVSALVINWAMISLAHMRFRRAKQQQGVTPRFPALLYPAGNWLCLIFMAAVLVIMLMTPGMAISVWLIPVWLVILGIGYLVKEKKAKAAHAR
- a CDS encoding glycoside-pentoside-hexuronide (GPH):cation symporter, which translates into the protein MENSRLSVKEKIGYGMGDAGCNIIFGAIMLFVNYFYTDIFGLAPALVGVLLLSIRVIDAVTDPIMGAIADRTRSRFGRFRPWLLWIAFPYALFSVLMFTTPDWSYSSKVVYAFVTYFLLSITYTAINIPYCSLGSVITNDPKERVACQSYRFVMVGIATLLLSLTLLPMVDYFGGGDKAKGYQIAMTILALIGMCMFLFSFATVRERIRPAVPTNDDLKADLKDVWKNDQWVRILLLTICNVCPGFIRMAATMYYVTWVMQQSTSFATLFISLGVVGMMIGSTLAKVLTDRWCKLKVFFWTNIVLAIFSSGFYFLNPHATVLIVVMYFLLNVLHQIPSPLHWSLMADVDDYGEWKTGKRITGISFSGNLFFLKLGLAIAGALVGFLLSWYGYDAGAKAQSDSALNGIVMLFTVIPGVGYLITAGVVRMLKVDRELMARIQSDLEKRRENYRELADYPQTKPVEVKP
- the pdhR gene encoding pyruvate dehydrogenase complex transcriptional repressor PdhR; protein product: MAYSKIRQPKLSDVIEQQLEFLILEGTLRPGEKLPPERELAKQFDVSRPSLREAIQRLEAKGLLLRRQGGGTFVQSTLWQSFSDPLVELLSDHPESQFDLLETRHALEGIAAYYAALRSTDEDRTRISECHQAIERAQESGDLDAESNAVVQYQIAVTEAAHNVVLLHLLRCMEPMLAQNVRQNFELLYARREMLPLVSGHRTRIYEAIMAREPEQAREASHRHLAFIEEILLDRSREQSRRDRSLRRLEQRKN
- the aceE gene encoding pyruvate dehydrogenase (acetyl-transferring), homodimeric type; protein product: MSERLQNDVDPIETRDWLQAIESVIREEGVERAQYLIDKLLSEARKGGVNVAAGSAARQYINTIPVEEEPEYPGNLELERRIRSAIRWNAIMTVLRASKKDLELGGHMASFQSSATVYEVCFNHFFRARNDKDGGDLVYFQGHISPGVYARAFLEGRLTEEQMNNFRQEVHGNGLSSYPHPKLMPEFWQFPTVSMGLGPIGAIYQAKFLKYLEHRGLKDTSEQTVYAFLGDGEMDEPESKGAITIATREKLDNLVFVINCNLQRLDGPVTGNGKIINELEGIFEGAGWNVIKVMWGSRWDELLRKDTSGKLVQLMNETVDGDYQTFKSKNGAYVREHFFGKYPETAALVADWSDDEIWALNRGGHDPKKIYAAFKKAKETKGKATVILAHTIKGYGMGDTAEGKNIAHQVKKMNMDGVRYVRDRFSVPVTDEQLEKLPYITFPEGSEEYKYLHERRQALHGYLPSRQPNFTEKLELPALEDFRSLLDEQSKEISTTIAFVRALNVMLKNPSIKDRLVPIIADEARTFGMEGLFRQIGIYSPNGQQYTPQDREQVAYYKEDEKGQILQEGINELGAGSSWLAAATSYSTNNLPMIPFYIYYSMFGFQRIGDLCWAAGDQQARGFLIGGTSGRTTLNGEGLQHEDGHSHIQSLTIPNCISYDPAFAYEVAVIMHDGLQRMYGEAQENVYYYITTLNENYHMPAMPQGAEEGIRKGIYKLETVAGEKGKVQLLGSGSILRHVREAAQILAKEYGVGSDVYSVTSFTELARDGQDCERWNMLHPLETPRVPYIAQVMNDAPAVASTDYMKLFAEQVRTYVPADDYRVLGTDGFGRSDSRENLRHHFEVDASYVVVAALGELAKRGEIDKKVVADAITKFNIDADKVNPRLA